A genomic segment from Nodularia sphaerocarpa UHCC 0038 encodes:
- a CDS encoding FAD-dependent oxidoreductase, with the protein MVKKVAIIGGGPSGILLAHYLLRRGDKYQINIYERRSDPRIISFSKSRTFPISLNERGMSALRQIEGLEAAVKAVSVEMTGTLFYQKNGKSRLTPRKIPLVTLDRTNLVIVLLKELSQKYDESRLKIHFDCQCTSVDFATKTVTFQSLTENQDFTVNYDLLIGTDGANSAVREGFLGTENFECEQKYYPTDYKSIFLENSKNSHLHLKSDNIHTWRLADGTLMVALHQADGTMSGAINFPRENNQIAGLSSTQDVLQFFQENFPEIGQIMTEAEAQAFLNRPIAKILTVRCNHYHQGDSVLIMGDAAHAVSSSIGQGCNAALEDAKVFDHILNEYADNLTESLKQFTIRRQPDGYALVELGDYAFPTSKGLFIELILREYISKTMHRLLPKFFPPSLIDLIFETTVSYSEILNLYQGWISKVKNSNEKLLNI; encoded by the coding sequence ATGGTCAAAAAAGTAGCAATTATTGGTGGTGGTCCTAGCGGAATTCTGCTGGCGCACTATCTTTTACGTCGTGGCGACAAATACCAGATTAACATTTACGAGCGTCGCAGCGATCCTCGAATTATCTCCTTCTCAAAATCCCGAACTTTCCCCATATCTCTTAACGAAAGGGGAATGAGTGCTTTGAGACAAATTGAAGGTTTAGAAGCAGCAGTCAAAGCAGTTAGTGTGGAAATGACAGGAACGCTTTTTTACCAAAAAAATGGTAAGTCGAGATTAACACCGAGAAAAATTCCTTTAGTTACACTTGACCGGACTAATTTAGTAATTGTGCTATTAAAAGAATTGAGCCAAAAGTACGATGAAAGTCGGCTAAAAATTCATTTTGATTGTCAATGCACTTCTGTAGATTTTGCTACAAAAACTGTCACATTTCAAAGTCTTACAGAAAACCAGGATTTTACTGTTAATTATGACCTGTTAATTGGTACAGACGGAGCCAATTCTGCGGTTAGAGAAGGTTTCTTGGGTACAGAAAATTTTGAGTGTGAACAAAAGTATTACCCGACTGACTACAAATCAATTTTCTTAGAAAATAGCAAAAATTCCCATCTTCACCTCAAATCAGACAATATTCACACTTGGAGACTAGCAGACGGTACGCTCATGGTAGCTCTACATCAAGCCGATGGGACGATGAGTGGAGCCATTAATTTTCCCCGCGAAAATAATCAGATAGCTGGTCTTTCTAGTACCCAAGATGTATTACAATTTTTTCAAGAAAACTTTCCCGAAATTGGTCAGATAATGACAGAAGCAGAAGCGCAAGCTTTCCTCAACAGACCAATTGCTAAAATTTTAACAGTTCGCTGTAACCATTATCATCAAGGTGATAGTGTACTAATTATGGGAGATGCAGCTCATGCGGTATCATCTTCAATTGGTCAAGGCTGTAATGCAGCACTAGAAGATGCGAAAGTTTTTGATCATATTTTGAATGAATATGCTGATAATTTAACCGAGTCTCTTAAACAATTTACTATTCGCCGTCAACCAGATGGTTACGCTTTAGTGGAACTAGGAGATTATGCTTTCCCCACATCGAAAGGATTATTTATAGAGTTGATTTTGAGAGAATATATTTCCAAAACTATGCACCGATTGTTACCGAAGTTTTTCCCGCCTTCACTCATTGATCTAATATTTGAAACTACAGTCTCTTACTCGGAAATTTTGAATTTATATCAAGGCTGGATATCAAAAGTGAAAAATTCAAACGAGAAATTGCTGAATATTTGA
- a CDS encoding FAD-dependent oxidoreductase translates to MVNKVAIIGAGLGGLSVAIALRKQSINAQIYEKARVLRPVGAGLSLVPNGLHSLKAITPGITELLKTAGSQTQKLKLHKSNGELIGQKSVTLLEKYGQPMLQIRWSRLQEILASQLPSEAIHLDHRCISFEQNEKQVQICFEGGKTVQADVLIGADGLNSVVRQTLIGDGEPDYAGRMSWRAVLKYSHKKLLPHEVMTMTASDGKIFGFFDLGSGYVFWSAASLCPDGFLSPSPADIKSRIQEKFSDWAEPVQEILAATNAEDIVEHPICDRPPLENWSQGRVTLLGDAAHPMVLLLGQGANTAFEDAWELAQYLSHTSSIETALANYENSRKPRTQIIQIRNAVGAKRDYKPDSETYLGKMMQQAQVSDAEFEQWLYKYKPSVVNYS, encoded by the coding sequence ATGGTTAATAAAGTAGCAATTATTGGTGCGGGACTAGGTGGTTTATCCGTGGCGATCGCACTCCGAAAACAAAGCATAAACGCCCAAATATACGAAAAAGCGCGGGTTTTGCGTCCAGTGGGTGCTGGTTTGAGCCTTGTGCCAAATGGCTTACATAGTCTGAAAGCTATTACACCGGGAATCACCGAGTTATTAAAAACTGCGGGTAGCCAAACTCAAAAGCTGAAACTGCACAAAAGCAACGGCGAATTGATAGGGCAGAAATCAGTCACACTCCTGGAAAAATACGGTCAACCGATGTTACAAATTCGGTGGTCGCGTCTTCAAGAAATCCTCGCCTCTCAACTGCCATCTGAAGCCATCCACCTTGACCATAGGTGCATTAGTTTTGAACAAAATGAGAAACAAGTCCAAATCTGCTTTGAAGGCGGCAAAACAGTTCAAGCAGATGTGTTAATTGGGGCTGATGGCTTAAACTCCGTAGTTAGGCAGACATTAATTGGAGACGGAGAACCTGATTATGCTGGTCGGATGTCTTGGCGAGCAGTTCTCAAATACAGCCATAAAAAACTCCTCCCCCATGAAGTCATGACCATGACAGCATCCGACGGCAAAATTTTCGGGTTCTTCGACTTAGGTAGCGGATATGTATTTTGGAGTGCAGCGTCCCTCTGTCCAGACGGATTTTTGTCCCCAAGTCCTGCTGATATTAAATCTCGTATCCAAGAAAAATTTTCTGATTGGGCAGAACCAGTACAAGAAATATTAGCAGCAACGAACGCCGAAGACATTGTAGAACACCCGATATGTGACAGACCACCGCTAGAAAACTGGAGTCAAGGCAGAGTAACACTCTTAGGTGATGCAGCCCATCCAATGGTACTATTACTAGGACAGGGAGCCAATACAGCCTTTGAAGATGCCTGGGAACTAGCCCAATACCTTAGTCATACTTCCAGTATTGAAACAGCCCTAGCTAACTATGAGAATAGTCGTAAACCCCGCACCCAAATTATCCAAATTCGTAACGCCGTCGGGGCGAAGCGTGATTATAAACCTGATAGCGAAACGTATTTAGGAAAAATGATGCAGCAAGCACAGGTGAGTGATGCTGAATTTGAGCAGTGGCTCTACAAATATAAGCCTTCTGTGGTAAATTATTCTTAA
- a CDS encoding glycosyl hydrolase, which produces MSEKTTQINQPGLVLAPGTEGWWDSERVSAPQVIRCPDGTWKMWYYGRDAAFDRQINLPTGRCGLAISPDGVNWQRVKGQLTMGSVLEPHPDTNRFDSAHVGVSNVNFHDGLYWMCYFGGNHTVVDIGKFSAKGLQMRPGCAISRDGINWVRLEGAYQGAILDVGKDGEFDALFCAWPQVLHDHGTWKLYYHTLNPEKGFLVGLAVSTDGLHWEKVGQILGAGESGSFDERGIGTRHVLKINGEYLMFYEGVNNSGYHSIGLAISEDGIHWQKDTDVPIFSHAEKGSGYWDARAIGTPCVVPMDDGSFRMYYIGANEGGHDELSSQHQIGLAVSAGTNFRQWHRWGEY; this is translated from the coding sequence ATGAGCGAAAAAACAACACAAATCAATCAACCCGGTCTAGTCTTAGCACCAGGAACAGAAGGCTGGTGGGACTCCGAGAGAGTATCAGCACCGCAAGTCATACGCTGTCCCGATGGAACCTGGAAAATGTGGTACTACGGACGGGATGCAGCTTTTGACCGGCAAATTAACTTACCAACAGGGCGCTGTGGTTTAGCGATTTCCCCAGACGGCGTGAATTGGCAACGAGTCAAAGGACAATTAACAATGGGTTCTGTATTGGAACCGCACCCAGATACTAATCGCTTTGATTCCGCCCATGTAGGTGTCAGTAATGTAAATTTTCACGATGGTCTTTATTGGATGTGCTACTTTGGCGGGAACCACACTGTTGTCGATATCGGCAAATTTTCAGCTAAAGGGTTACAAATGCGCCCTGGCTGTGCTATTTCTCGCGATGGGATAAATTGGGTACGGCTGGAAGGTGCTTATCAAGGGGCAATTCTAGATGTAGGGAAAGACGGCGAATTTGATGCCCTATTCTGTGCTTGGCCGCAAGTATTGCATGATCATGGAACTTGGAAATTATACTACCACACCCTCAACCCAGAAAAAGGTTTTTTAGTCGGTTTAGCAGTGTCAACCGATGGTTTACATTGGGAAAAAGTCGGTCAGATTTTAGGGGCGGGCGAGTCTGGAAGTTTTGATGAGAGAGGTATTGGTACTCGCCATGTCCTAAAAATCAACGGAGAATATTTAATGTTTTATGAAGGAGTTAATAATAGTGGTTATCACTCCATTGGTTTAGCCATTTCCGAGGATGGTATTCATTGGCAAAAAGATACCGATGTTCCCATATTTAGCCATGCCGAAAAAGGTTCTGGTTATTGGGATGCACGGGCAATCGGTACGCCTTGTGTAGTGCCAATGGATGATGGTAGTTTCCGGATGTATTATATTGGTGCTAACGAAGGTGGTCACGACGAACTATCATCACAGCATCAAATTGGTTTGGCTGTAAGTGCCGGAACTAATTTTCGCCAATGGCATCGTTGGGGTGAATATTGA
- a CDS encoding cytochrome c oxidase subunit 3 has protein sequence MDSSIKPDELQLSHHHSGVEHEHDEEGNKMFGFIVFLLSESVIFLSFFAGYIVYKTTSTNWLPAGVSGLEIREPAINTVILVSSSFVIYLAERALQNHNLKGFRIYLAATMAMGSYFLVGQGIEWSNLEFGFTSGVYGGMFYLLTGFHGLHVFTGILLQSIIFVRSFLPGNYDSGHFGVNATSLFWHFVDVIWIVLFILIYLWQ, from the coding sequence ATGGACAGTTCCATCAAACCAGACGAATTACAACTATCTCACCATCACTCAGGCGTTGAACACGAACACGACGAAGAAGGCAACAAAATGTTTGGCTTCATCGTGTTCCTCCTCTCAGAAAGCGTCATCTTTCTCAGCTTCTTCGCTGGATATATCGTCTACAAAACCACAAGTACCAACTGGCTACCAGCCGGAGTTTCCGGACTAGAAATCAGAGAACCTGCAATCAACACAGTCATACTGGTTTCCAGTAGCTTTGTGATTTACTTGGCAGAACGCGCCCTGCAAAACCACAATTTAAAGGGTTTTCGCATATATCTTGCCGCCACAATGGCAATGGGTAGCTACTTTTTAGTAGGACAAGGAATTGAATGGAGTAACCTAGAATTTGGCTTTACTTCTGGGGTATACGGTGGAATGTTCTATCTGCTAACTGGTTTTCACGGTTTGCACGTTTTCACCGGTATTCTGTTACAATCAATTATTTTTGTCCGTTCTTTCCTTCCTGGAAATTACGATTCCGGTCACTTTGGTGTAAATGCGACTTCGTTATTTTGGCACTTTGTCGATGTGATTTGGATTGTTTTGTTTATCTTAATCTATCTTTGGCAATAA